The proteins below are encoded in one region of Neoasaia chiangmaiensis:
- a CDS encoding MOSC domain-containing protein: protein MPRVAAVHIYPVKSLHRISPDHLDLRPWGPEGDRRWLVTDPDGNFISQRECSAMALITPTPTALGLTLSRRDMADCVVRRPNDHAHRRHVRVWGDWMEAREASQRAGEWLSAALGRPARLAYMDTPEAARIRDVGGQANPVSFADEYPILIANVASLDDLNTRLDEKLPMTRFRPNIVAEDAEAWEEDGWRRIRIGEAILRVVSPCARCGITSVDQETGEIRDRKQPLAALASFRRGHGGVMFAQNATIETPGRIAPGDTIEILERGESNLG from the coding sequence ATGCCACGCGTCGCGGCCGTTCATATCTATCCCGTCAAAAGCCTTCACCGAATTTCTCCCGACCATCTGGACCTGCGCCCCTGGGGGCCGGAAGGCGACCGGCGCTGGCTGGTGACCGACCCGGACGGCAACTTCATCTCCCAGCGCGAATGCAGCGCCATGGCGTTAATCACGCCGACCCCCACCGCCCTCGGCCTGACGCTCTCCCGCCGTGACATGGCGGATTGCGTGGTGCGACGACCCAACGACCATGCCCATCGGCGCCACGTGCGCGTCTGGGGCGACTGGATGGAAGCACGCGAGGCCAGCCAGCGGGCCGGAGAATGGCTGAGCGCGGCGCTGGGACGCCCCGCCCGCCTGGCCTACATGGACACGCCGGAAGCCGCGCGTATCCGCGATGTCGGCGGTCAGGCGAACCCGGTTTCCTTCGCGGACGAATACCCGATCCTGATCGCCAATGTGGCGTCGCTCGACGACCTCAACACCCGGCTGGACGAAAAGCTGCCGATGACACGCTTCCGCCCTAACATCGTGGCGGAGGATGCCGAGGCATGGGAGGAGGACGGCTGGCGACGCATCCGCATCGGCGAGGCGATCCTGCGCGTCGTCAGCCCCTGCGCGCGCTGCGGCATCACCTCGGTCGATCAGGAAACGGGCGAAATCCGTGACAGGAAGCAGCCGCTGGCCGCGCTGGCCAGCTTCCGTCGCGGACATGGCGGCGTGATGTTCGCGCAGAACGCCACCATCGAAACGCCGGGCCGAATCGCACCCGGCGATACCATCGAAATTCTCGAACGCGGTGAATCGAATCTGGGTTGA
- the rph gene encoding ribonuclease PH, producing the protein MTRPSGRAADENRAVSIELGYARHAEGSALIRMGGTEVLCTASIEYRVPPFLRGKGQGWITAEYGMLPRATHARGNREAAKGRQSGRTHEIQRLIARALRAAVDLKALGEMTITLDCDVLNADGGTRCASITGAWVALAAALDKQQKAGKLKRSPLIAQIAAISCGLTAAGAVLDLDYIEDSSAQADANFVLTAEGGIVEIQGTAETAPFSETAFTELLRLARCGTAALFVAQRQALEGLS; encoded by the coding sequence ATGACCCGCCCTTCCGGCCGTGCCGCCGATGAAAACCGCGCCGTCAGCATCGAACTCGGCTACGCACGCCATGCCGAGGGTTCCGCGCTGATCCGGATGGGCGGGACGGAGGTGCTGTGCACGGCGTCGATCGAGTACCGCGTGCCGCCCTTCCTGCGGGGCAAGGGACAGGGCTGGATCACGGCGGAATATGGCATGCTGCCCCGTGCCACACATGCGCGCGGCAATCGGGAAGCCGCGAAGGGCAGGCAGTCCGGTCGCACGCACGAGATCCAGCGCCTGATCGCCCGGGCGCTGCGTGCTGCTGTCGATCTGAAGGCTTTGGGTGAAATGACGATCACGCTGGATTGCGATGTCCTGAACGCCGATGGCGGCACGCGCTGCGCCTCGATCACCGGCGCATGGGTGGCGCTCGCGGCGGCGCTCGACAAGCAGCAGAAGGCCGGCAAGCTGAAACGATCTCCCTTGATAGCGCAGATTGCGGCGATTTCCTGCGGTCTGACGGCCGCCGGGGCGGTACTGGATCTGGACTACATCGAGGACAGCAGTGCGCAGGCGGACGCCAATTTCGTTCTGACGGCCGAAGGCGGCATCGTCGAAATTCAGGGCACGGCGGAAACCGCCCCCTTCTCCGAGACGGCGTTCACCGAACTGCTGCGTCTGGCGCGATGCGGTACTGCCGCGCTTTTCGTGGCACAACGTCAGGCTCTGGAGGGCCTGTCATGA
- the rdgB gene encoding RdgB/HAM1 family non-canonical purine NTP pyrophosphatase: MKSDRRLARGARIVLASHNKGKLAEFAALLKESGITVVSAADMNLPEPDETADSFEGNAAIKALAAARATGLPALADDSGFCVAALDGRPGVYSARWGGPERDFDAAMARVNVEIGTDPDRRAAFVAVLCLAWPDGTTHTVEGRCDGHAVWPPRGEHGHGYDPIFVPEGETRSFAEMSGPEKNAISHRGRALERFLAECVA, encoded by the coding sequence ATGAAGTCCGATCGTCGTCTGGCGCGTGGCGCGCGTATCGTCCTTGCCAGCCATAACAAGGGAAAGCTGGCCGAATTCGCCGCGCTGCTGAAGGAGAGCGGCATCACAGTCGTATCCGCCGCGGACATGAACCTGCCGGAACCCGACGAGACCGCGGACAGTTTCGAAGGCAACGCCGCGATCAAGGCGCTGGCGGCGGCAAGGGCGACCGGCCTGCCGGCACTGGCGGATGATTCCGGCTTCTGCGTTGCCGCGCTGGATGGCCGCCCCGGCGTCTATTCCGCACGATGGGGCGGCCCGGAACGGGATTTCGATGCCGCCATGGCGCGGGTGAATGTCGAGATCGGCACCGACCCCGACCGGCGCGCGGCATTCGTTGCCGTGCTTTGCCTCGCCTGGCCCGATGGCACGACGCATACGGTCGAGGGCCGTTGCGACGGCCACGCCGTCTGGCCGCCGCGCGGTGAGCATGGTCATGGCTACGATCCGATTTTCGTACCGGAAGGCGAGACGCGCTCATTCGCGGAGATGAGCGGCCCGGAGAAAAACGCCATCAGTCATCGTGGCCGGGCGCTGGAGCGGTTCCTTGCGGAGTGTGTCGCCTAG
- a CDS encoding IS630 family transposase (programmed frameshift): MSWAYGDDLRVRVLAAGASGLSARAAAARFNVGIATAIRWLRRERETGERTARRQGKPRGSRLDVHAAFIFGLIEARRDITRVEMAARLHEAHAVEIGRSMLSRWLRQRGWTFKKKTAHALEQERPDVLKRREDWFDAQPDLDPERLVFIDETSLSTKMARLRGRALRGERCRSGVPHGHWKTTTFTGALRTTGLTAPFVHDGAMNGAVFQTYVERVLVPALRPGDIVILDNLPAHRMPGARRAVEQAGASMVFLPPYSPDFNPIERAFSKLKSLLRSRAERTVTALWNAVGDVLQAFTPDECTNFFKAAGYEPD, from the exons ATGTCTTGGGCATATGGTGACGATCTGCGGGTGCGTGTTCTGGCGGCGGGAGCGTCCGGCCTTTCGGCCCGGGCGGCTGCGGCGCGGTTCAATGTCGGGATCGCTACCGCGATCCGGTGGCTGCGGCGAGAGCGCGAGACGGGCGAGCGGACGGCGCGCCGTCAGGGCAAACCGCGCGGCTCCCGTCTGGATGTCCACGCGGCCTTCATCTTCGGGCTGATTGAAGCACGCCGGGATATCACGCGGGTGGAGATGGCGGCGCGGTTGCACGAGGCGCATGCGGTCGAGATCGGGCGCAGCATGCTCAGCCGGTGGCTGCGTCAGCGCGGCTGGACGTTCA AAAAAAAGACCGCCCATGCACTGGAGCAGGAACGTCCCGACGTCCTGAAACGGCGCGAGGACTGGTTTGACGCGCAGCCCGATCTCGACCCGGAGCGGCTGGTCTTCATCGACGAGACCAGCCTGTCGACGAAGATGGCCAGGCTGCGGGGACGCGCCTTGCGCGGCGAACGATGCCGCTCGGGCGTGCCTCACGGGCACTGGAAAACGACGACCTTCACCGGGGCGCTGCGCACCACGGGCCTGACAGCACCCTTTGTGCATGACGGGGCGATGAACGGTGCCGTGTTCCAGACCTATGTCGAGCGCGTGCTCGTGCCGGCCCTGCGACCGGGCGACATCGTCATCCTCGACAACCTGCCCGCCCACCGGATGCCGGGCGCCCGTCGGGCCGTCGAACAGGCAGGAGCATCGATGGTGTTCCTGCCGCCCTACAGCCCGGACTTCAATCCGATCGAGAGGGCGTTCTCCAAACTCAAATCCCTTTTGCGCAGCAGGGCGGAACGAACCGTCACGGCACTCTGGAATGCCGTCGGAGACGTGCTTCAGGCCTTCACACCAGACGAATGCACCAATTTCTTCAAAGCAGCAGGATATGAACCGGATTAA